The DNA segment TTCTCCCTACCCTTTGCCTTCTCCAAGCAACCTTGGGGATTCCCCACCCTTTTCCCAGGCCATTACTTCCATCTTGCCAGGTCTCAGGTTCTGATTGCACTGAACATGACCCTCTCTCCCATCAGGGATATTTACTTCCTAGGGCTCGGCGTTCTTACCCCCTCTATTCCACATACCTGGACAGATATGGTTTCCCAACTTCTCTGAGCTATACTGCAGTCAGCCAGAGCCTGGCAGCTCCCTGCTGGCAGGGAGGCACAAGTAGAATCCTGTTCCATTCAGAGCTTGAAACCACAGAGATCCTAGATAGCCAATAGAGGAGGGTGAGCCCAGCTGACTGGATAACTGGGAGAGAGAAGTGTGGATCCTACCAGCCTGTTAACAACCCTGATGGGGAAACTGATTGCGGGCTCTCCTCCAACAGGAGTGGCAAGTGCCCAGACATGGCCCTATGCATTTGTGTATAGAACTCAATACATGTACGTACAGAGTTGTGTGTTTCTACACATGTGCATAGGTCTGTATCTGTGTGTTCTGCACATGCACTAGGAGCACAGTGGATACCTAGGTAGATCTGCATGTCTTTGTGCCTGTGTTGTATGTTcttacatgtgtgcatgtgcacatgcatgcaaaTGCACACTTGTTGGTGTGTAGAGCCAGGAGTTCCATAAAGAGGAGAGTTGCCAACTCTTGCATAGTCCACTTCTATCCTGGCTTAGACATTACCTGTCTAGACCAGCTTGACTGGGGAAGAAGCTATCCCACAGTTCAAGGGCAAGGAGAGTGAGTCTGAGTCTCAGTGTATCTCCCATCAAAACCTGGGGGAGCTTCATTGGAAACAGACAGCTCAATTACCAGCATCAGGCATCATGGATTACAGTGCCTGGCCCCTGTGCCCAGCCCCTGTTCATCTCTCATAGGGATTTAGACCCCATTAGAAAGCTGTTCTCTCAGCAAGCAGGGGCTCCTTATAAATTTGGGCTAGTCTTCTTAGGACCAAGAGGGCAAGGAACTGGCTTTTCCCCCACTTTCACCATATGGCACCAGTGGCTCATCTCTAAGAAATCCAGGGGCccggaaggaaaaggaaagtctGTTCCCAAGATGCTGATACTGTTCTTGGTTACACAGCCTCTGGGTCACTGAGAAATGTGGatgtgtggggtgggggtagaCATGGCATACCAGTTCACATCTGCTCTTGAGGACCCTTAGCTCCTCTCAGAGGAATAGCAAAGAGTCAGAAAATAGCCCACCATCATGGCCCAGTCTTGCCCTGCCAGGAAGACCCTTCTCTGTGTGGTTCTAGGGTGAACGTGTGCTGATGGGGAAGGTAGCTCCAAATGAGCCTGGCTTTTGAGTGAATAAAGATGAGacagggatggaggaggaggaacagtcTTGAGGGAGTGCAGACATACCATTGGGCATCCAAAGTGAGGAAGGCTGAACAGTAGAGGATGCTGAACACAGGCTGTGATGGAGTGTGGAACAAGGGATCCTGAGGCTTTGGGCTTTTCCTCCAGCCTGGCACCTCATGTGACCAGGCTAGTTCTCCTGCCATTTCTTCACTTCCACTGCCACTCTCTCCCCGCTATCTTTGGCTGCACTGCAGTGGCCTTTCTGATAGTGTTAACTATTGAGAGAGACATTGTTCCTTTGGGACACAGCCCTGCTTATGGAACCCTGAAGGTAAAGGATTACACTCCCTTTTGCATTCATCCAAACCCTCTCTCTCTTTACATCCCTGCTGAGCACATTCCACCCACCCCCTCACTCTACAGCTTTTCCAATTCCCTACATTCTCATGGACCTCCCCTGTGGTTGTATGTCCCCCTGGAGGACTCTAGAGGAGAGAGACAAGTGAGGCATCACAAGCTAATGAAAGGGATGGCAGGGACTCCTTTCCTCTACTACAGGGTGGGGAGATGGGGACTATTGGGACAAAGAGGAGAAGCCCATTGCAATTCAGAAGCCCATTGCTCACCCTCACTAATCAGAGCAATGGCCAATTCCTCACCAAGCACCCAAAAGCAAGCATGCCTTGGCCTGGGGAACATGTGATCCAGCTTCCCTTGAGTATAGCAAGAGCCTTCTGTTAATCTGACTCTGGGTTGCCCTTAGGGGATGTCACCCTGACTTATTAACCAATTGATATCTTCTTGACCTAAGGTGTCAGCAAAGCATGGTCCCATCTGAGAAGGGGACACCCAGTCCAACCTCTCCCCTAGAGAAGGAGGTTGATGTCATCCTGCATAGATCTGGGGGAACACCCAGACCAGCAATTAACCACCCATAATGGAGCAAAGGGGCAAGGAACCAGGCTGCTGGTGCTGCCACTCGGAGGAGGGAAAGTCACTGTGATTGCTCCCACCTCAGGTGTGTCTAGAGCTCAGTAGCCCCTCAGGACTGCTGTGAATGATTTGGTTGTCAGCAGCTCACCCCCACTCCGGGGAGCCTGCTTgagtatctttttatttatttttgggtgatactggggatttaacccagaggttctctactactgagtccttttttcaacttttgaaacagggtctctctcacTTGTccaatctggcctcaaacttgtgatcttcctgtctcagactctcaagtcactgggattacagttgtgccaccaggcctggctttaGACCTCTTTTTTGAGTGCTGCCTCCATGCCTGACAACCAGCGCCTAGAGAGCCCCTGCTTTCAGGGGTGAAGCTTCAGAGGAGGTCCTCCCAGCTAGATGGATCTGTAGACTGCACAGTTTCCAAGCTAGCACTCAACTACATTGCAAAAACTGAGGCCATGAGATGAGAGCCATCCTCAGGTGGCATAACACATTAGCAATGGCAGGACATAATCTGGGTGGTGACCTTTcaagttttgaaagttctttccACAGGGTCTGGGACCCAGGGTAGCAGGCTCTACCCAGCAACCTCAGGGCAACCCTGGGCAGAGGGTTTAATTCTCCTTTATCTCTGGGCATCCGATTCCACTGATAAGACTATCTCTGGCTGCACTGCAGTGGCCTGTCTGAGAGTGTTAACTATTGAGAGAGACCTTGCTCCTTTGGGACACAGCCCTACTTATGGAACCCTGAAGGTAAAGGATTACACTCCTGGAAGACTGGAGGcgggggatggggagggatggCTGCTAGAACTGCTTTTCGTGCCCTCTAGTCAGAGGTCAGCTGATATCCTCTGCTTTCCGGAGGCCTTCACTCATTTAAGCAAATATCAAACATTACCGTCCCAGGACCCTACAACCTTACCCACTTGGGGGTAAAGGAAAGGTGGCTCAGAGCTGACCAGCCTCGACAGAGTGGAGGGATTACGCCCCAAAGAGGTGGTGGCATCCTGCCTAGCAGGGAATGGGGTCGGCAGTGCTTCCTCCCCGGGAAGATCACCCTAGTTCCAGAAGAGACAGCATAGCAGGTTCTGCGCACGCGCGCCGCCAAAGTGGAGCCGCTTTGTTCCAGCCCTACCTGCAAATCCATTCACCTCCTCTACCCCTCCCTCCAGCGAGACGATACACCGCGCTGGCAGAGACCCCGCCCACTTCCCGCGCGGGGTGGAACTGGAGGAGGGGCCCCACCACCCTACCCCGCCTCCTCTGATCGTGAATGGCTTTCTGCGCAGTATCTGCCCGCCTACCTCGAAAGTTGATTGGTGCATTGAGATTCTGTTGGCGAAGGAAAGCTGATTATAAAGAGCTCTCACCTCCCTCCAGTCCGGATGGAAAAGTCACGTGGCGCTTCACTCAGCGCTTGTCACTACCCCACTTGTAAAGCCTTCTTAAAGGGCTCACGCTCCATTCCCAGGCCAGTCCTTTGCAGAATTTCTCCACCCCGGAGTGACAGCGACCCTGATTCTTCCTACTCCGCCAGTCACCTAGGTGCTGATTCCCCAGAGGGCCTACTGGGATGAAGTCCTACAACTCAGGTCTCGGAGCCTGTGGCCGTCAGGGGCGTGATGCGCTAACCTAAAACGTTGACCCATAGCAcgatgcctggcacatagtaggcattcaattTCCATTTGTTGAACGAATTcgatgaaagaatgaatgaattaaggatgaaaggagagagaaggaaaggttgGCTTAGTGTGACTGCAATCCCTCCCAGGGACCCAGTCTCGGGGAAACTGCTACTGTAAGTGCGGAGTGGGGTGCCAGGCATACGATGCCCCTAGGACAGCTCCTCCCATAGGGTACAGAAAAACTAGGAGCGCAACCAGAGGAGACTGACTAGGCGTGCCGTAGCCAGTTCCGGGCTAAGCGAGACAGCGGAGGCGGAGCAGGACTCGGGTACGGGTCTCCGGACACACCGGCGGAGAGTGCGCCCGCGTACCCGGTGGGGAGGGGCAGCGGAGGCGCGGCGCCTTTAAGCCCGGGCACCGGCCTTTCGGCCCCGCCTTCCGGAGGACGCCTGGGCGCGCGGCCGCCGGAGCCGCTGTTTAATTGGGGCTGTCAGGCCGCGGCGCGCGCGGAGGGCCGGGCGGGCGGGACTGAGGCCGGGAGGCCGGGGCGGCGGGCACGCAGCTCGGCGGGAGGCGGGCGCCCGGAGACGCGGCTGGGGCCCGCGCGGCCGGGGCGCCGTCCCAGGGCAAGGCtgcccggccccggccccgggcCGCCCGCGCTCCCCATGAAAAACCAGCTCCGCGGCCCCCCAGCGCGGGTGCACATGTCGACttcgggggcggcggcggcggctgggGGCACCCGGGCGGGGTCGGAACCGGGTGCGGGGTCTGGGTCCGGCGCAGGCACCGCGACGGGCGCGGCGACAGGAGCGGGGGCCATGCCCTGCAAGAGCGCCGAGTGGCTGCAGGAAGAGCTGGAGGCGCGCGGCGGCGCGTCTCTTCTGTTGCTGGATTGCCGGCCCCACGAGCTCTTCGAGTCGTCGCACATTGAGACGGCCATCAACCTGGCCATCCCGGGCCTCATGCTGCGCCGCCTGCGCAAGGGCAACCTGCCCATCCGCTCCATCATCCCCAACCACGCCGACAAGGAGCGTTTTGCCACGCGTTGCAAGGCGGCTACCGTGCTGCTCTACGACGAGGCCACGGCCGAGTGGCAACCCGAGCCCGGTGCTCCTGCCTCGGTGCTCGGACTGCTCCTGCAGAAGCTACGCGACGACGGCTGCCAGGCCTACTACCTCCAAGGTGAGGACAGCACCTAGACCCTAAACGGGATTGGGGTTCCGCCGCGGCTCCCTGACGCTCCTGCTGCAAGCTATTTCCTCACCACGCGCTCGGCCAGGCCGGGCGCCACGTCGCCCCTGGCCCGCATCCGTTCTCCGTCCCTCACGATGTGGGTTTAGGCAGGCGGGGTTGGGGGGCCGCGGCTCTGTGCCCCCTTTCTTGGCACGATTCGAGTAGGTAGAACAAACTTTTCCCCGCCGgggttttcctttttcctgttgaCCGGGCGACAGCAGCGCCCAGGTTCCAGCTGAGCACCGGAAAGGAGGGAGAGGCCACCTCCTGGAACCCCAAAAGCGGCAGGGCCCAAGTCCAGCGTGGAATTCGTGTCCCTGGAAGGCCAGGGTCAGTAAGGGTGCCTTTTATAGCACCATCCAACTTCTTGTACATGGGGACCGTTTATGTTGGGGTCGCTGGGATCCCGTCATGGCCCCTATCACCCAGGGGTTGCTGCATCTTGGAGGCACTTGGGCAGAAGGTTGGAAATGCCCATTTTCGTGGCCCAGGTCTCTCGGGATCCCCAAGTACCCAGCCTGCTGCCCTAGAGCTTTTGGAAGAGGGGAGGCAgcggctgggggtgggggggccgCGAGTGACTGCAGCCGGTGTTTCCAATTAACATTCCAAAATGGCCTCTCGCTGGCAGCGGGGCGAGCGGGAGGGGAGGCCTGCGGCACCCTCGGGCGCAGGGCCCATGCCTAGCTGAAAGGGCTCCCCAGGTCTCCCATCAGTGTGTAGCTCCAGTGGCCTTCCAACTCTTCAGGTCCAGGGCTGGAGAGACTTGTGTTTTGAGGGAGGATCCAGAGAGGTGAATCTGGGTCCCCTTTCACTAATCTGCCTCTGGTGGGTGAGGGCATTAAAACTGGGGGGACTCAGGACCAACCTATGCCTTCACACTACCCTCCCCAAATATCTTGTGGAGGTGGACAACCAGAGACTCAGTCAGGAGGCCCAGGTCCTCTCTATCTCTCACTGACCCAGATGTGGCTCTGGCCCCTACAGACTCATCTGTAGGAGAGGTTGGGGGACCCACAGGTGCTGGCCTGAGGGGGATTGTCTACTTTCCTTTGCCACTTACTGAGTACTCATGAGTACTAAGTATACATGGGAGCTGCAGGAGAGGATTGAGCTGGAGCCTGTCCTCAAGTGCCCTAAAGCTGGTGGTATGGCTGAAGTGTTATGGGTAAGGGTTCAGAgctcaggcctcagtttcctcatctgtgaagtggtcATAGTTTAGGTGGAAGGAACACATGAGAGGGTACATATTGTATATGCTTAGCATGACACATTAGCCATTGATGATGTGATGCTTAACATGGGGAGTGCTGGCCATCAGTGGTCTTGTGTGGACTCTCACCAGCCTCTCACCCAGGCCCTGTTTCACCTTGGCCACAGGTGGTTTCAACAAGTTCCAGACAGAGTACTCGGAGCATTGTGAGACCAATGTGGACAGCTCATCTTCGCCCAGCGGTTCGCCGCCCACCTCGGTGCTGGGCCTGGGGGGCCTGCGCATCAGCTCTGACTGCTCCGATGGCGAGTCAGACCGAGAGCTGCCCAGCAGTGCCACTGAATCGGATGGCAGCCCTGTGccatccagccagccagcctTCCCCGTTCAAATCCTGCCCTACCTCTACCTCGGCTGTGCCAAGGACTCCACCAACTTGGATGTGCTCGGCAAATACGGCATCAAATATATCCTCAATGTCACTCCCAACCTACCCAACGCCTTCGAGCATGGTGGCGAGTTCACCTACAAGCAGATCCCCATCTCTGACCACTGGAGCCAGAACCTCTCCCAGTTCTTCCCTGAGGCCATCAGCTTCATTGGTAAGTGTTGCTGTGTGCTGGCCAGAGTGGGTGGGCACATCAAGGtgtgtgtgagactctgggtgtCGCCCCTGCCCAACTGGGTACCTCTGGGCCTGTTGAGACCTGTGTGTGCCCTGCATGTGCCAACGCGTGCCTGTGGGTGTACCCATGCCTGTTGTGACTCACTGAGTCCCTCAGGCCCCTCTACCTGTCAGGGCCTGAGCAGTCCCCTGAGTCCTAGGCTCCCCTCAGCTATTGACACATCATGGCCTCTCTGCTGTCCATCTTATATTTTTTGACTTTGCTGTTGTTTCTGACTTAGCAAGCCAAAACATTACAGCTTGCAGACTCCCACGAGGCCCAGTTGCTCTGCATCACGCCTTGGCACACGTGTCTCTCCAGGATGGGCTGTCACGGTGCTTCCTTGGGCTTTACTGTGTGCTTAAGAGGACTGAAAGCTAGCCCTGGGGCCAGCAACTGATCCCTAACAGGCCATTAATGGGAATGTGCTGCCCAGAGTGCCTCTGTGGGACCCCAGCTGCTCTTAGCAACCTGTGGGGTTTGCTTAGAGTATAGGGGGTGCAGAGAAGGTGGGGGAGCCTGAGAGAGGCCTACATCCCCTACCTCAGCTTCCCCCCGCTTTCTTCTTGGTCAACTTGAGGTTATTTGACTGCAAGTCATCTCTCCAGGCCTTGGGGCTCACCCAGACTATGGGAGGGGACCCAAGCTTAGGATCAAAGCAGACCCTGTACTGTCTGAACCTGGTGACCTAGTGTTTCTGTCCAGCCTCCTGTGGTAGGATGGAGGTAGCCTGGGCAGTCTTTTCCCTGTGGCAGCTATGTCCAGAGGAGGGCGTTTGGTGTCAGCCTGGTCGGGCTAGCTTTAATAACAGGAAGTGGGAGGCTTCCCCGCCTCATCCGCTTACTGGGAACCAAAACTAGGTACCtgcctgggaggaaggaaggaagctgaggcctgggggaggggccATGACTGGGGCTGCCTGGAGcttccagccctgccccagggGACACAACAGGAGGGCTGTAGGTGCTATCTCAGCATTTGAGCTCCCCACTCCCCCCAGGAAAGAGAACAGAGGGGAACCCCAGATTCCTCAGGGCTGAGCCTGGATTTGGGTGCTTTTATCCTTGAAGGCTCCTGCTCATCTGATAGGGGTGAGGGGACCCAACAGgatacagaagaagaaaagaaaagaatcttttTCCCTATTTGACAAAGTGAAGGAATTGAGACTCAAACATCCCACAGGACTCACTAGGACAGGATTAAGCCAGACCCTGAAAGGGCTCAAAATAAAGCCAGCATGAATGTGTCCCGCTAGAACCTTCTTCCACTACCTCTTTCTTTTACCCCAGATCTCAAGGTCAGCCCATACAGAGCCGAAAAATCTGTCTCCTCTTCTGCTAGTCCTGCCCTTAGCTTCGTAGCCTAGCGTTGTCAGTGTCTGAGTCTGGACTGATTAAGCACTGGATGCTTATGGACTGTATGCTTACTCCTGGGTCCTCTTTGTTGAGtagagatggagagaggaagcTTCGCCAGGCCAGAGGCAATAAAGAACTtggagccaggtgcggtggctgtaatcccagagactcaggaggctgaggcaggaggatccaagttcaaagtcagcctcagcaacttagcgagaccctgtctcaaaataaaaagggctggggatgtggttcagcggtagagcacccttgggttcaattcccaataccaaaaaacaaactaacaatcTGGGATCCTGTGTGTCATCTTATAGGAGAGCACTGATTGAGTGCTGATTGTGCGCCTGGCTCCCAGAGGGTTTAGAGTCAGAGAGGTGGAAACCTCGAGGAGCCTAGGGCTGCGGCTTGTTAGTCCACATCCCTGGCACAGCTCTGGCactgagagaggggaggagatCACAGGCTGAATTGTTCAGTAACTCAACCATTATTTACCAAGCTCCTACTGTGTGTCTGGCAGAGGAATCTGTGGGTGGCAATGGGGGAAGctgggaggatggggagggaagggaagactgTTGAGTGTGGTGAGATGTCACTGGCACAGGGACCCACTGGGGAAGGGCTAGTAAATGTGAGGGGTAGGCCCCCCAACTTACGCAAACCCCACTTGAGAAACCTCAGACGTGTGATTGTTGTCTTAGTCCCTGGCTCTTCAGAAGCTGGAGCTAAGACCTTGGGGACTAGctgggcagagcacagagcccagggtaGGGCCAGCCAACCCACTTCCTCCCTCAGGCCCACTTCCCGGGAGGCTCTGGGAACAAGAGAACAAGCACAGCCCCCAACCCCAGGTCATGGCCTGGTGGCAGAGGGTGCTGAGTTAGGAGGAACCTCTggtggccttgggtttgtcactTTGTCTCTGCATCTGTTTCCACATTGTTAAAGTGGCCATGGTGCAGATGACTTGAGAGGAAGTGGGAGACATCCTCTGAGCCATTTGTGGCATGATAGTCACTCATGTTTGCTGAATCCTTATTTGACTTGGGACCTAATGAGAGAGTACTGCGAATAAATAGGCTCAGGTGAGGCTGAGATGAAGGGATGTGCAGGGCTCACAGCTGAAGCAAGGCAGAGTCCTCTGCACAGTCCCAGGTTGCTGTCCCACCACACTGGGCTTGGCCAGGACCCTCAAAAGTCAGGTAGTGCTGGCTAGCTGCCCTCTGTGCCCAACCCCAACTGCTGTGGCCCCTCATCCCACCCATTTGGGGAGGCTACTGGAGGTGGCACAACCTTGACCCATGCCCCTGTGTTTCAGATGAGGCCCGCTCCAAGAAGTGTGGTGTCCTGGTGCACTGCCTGGCAGGCATCAGCCGCTCGGTGACGGTCACCGTGGCCTACCTAATGCAGAAGATGAACCTGTCACTAAATGATGCCTATGACTTCGTCAAGAGGAAAAAGTCCAACATCTCACCCAACTTCAATTTCATGGGGCAGTTGCTGGACTTTGAGCGGACGCTGGGGCTAAGCAGCCCATGCGACAACCACGCGCCCAGTGAGCAGCTGTACTTCTCCACGCCCACCAACCACAACCTGTTTCCACTCAACACCCTTGAGTCCACGTGAGGCCAGGTGCACGAATGGGCATGGTGCCAGGGCCCCCCAGCCCTCCACAGGGCCCAGTGGAGGGCCCAAGCTTGTTGTCCCTGGCCTGAGGAACCCACGGATGTCTCCTGTGCCCAGAGGCCGAGGCTGAGTGGTGGCCAGCTCTCTGCCATCCTGTGGGGGCAGGGCCTCCCTCGGCAGGACTTGCTGGAGAGGCCTCAGCTGTCAGACACATGGCTCTTGGGGGCCAGTGGACCCTCATGTTTGTCCCGGGACACTCCTTTCTGCTGATGGCCTGATCAATCTGGCTGTTTTTAAAGACACATCCATGGACCTGagtttactttttacttttagcAGGTAAATCCAAGCTCTGCGGAGCAAAGAGTATTCAAGctcttcttgatttttctttttttaatgaaaagtattattttcagGCTACATGCAGCAGCGGATTGTATAAACCAGTATTTCATCCCTTTCTTGATCCTGCGAGAGAGAGAAGTggtctcagttttgtttttcttcctatttcaaaAGCAGTTatcagtgtgtttttgtttttgtttttaatggaaaagaCAAACCCCGTGTTGATCTTGACCAAATGCGTTTTGCACATGTGTGGAGCCTCCATTTCTCCAGCAGACACTTCTTATAGGGGTGGCTTGCTGCTTTCCAGGCATCAGGACCCCCAGTTGTGCCATCTCCCACCCGTGGCTCGGCCCAACTTGGCGTTGTGTTTGCCTGTGCACACTGCCACAAGTTGTGCTTGGTGGGCTGGACCTGGGTCTTTGCATTGTCTGCCCTCCCATCCACCCCATGGTGGTCCTGCACACCTCCTTGCCACTCTCCTGCTGGAGGTGGGGCTGCAGGGGACTGCCAAGCCGTAGCATTAGCCCTTTGGTCTCAGCCCCCAGCGAGCCCAGGCCATGAACCCTTCTATATACTTACCTAAGACTTCTGTCTAGTTCCTTCTGTAACTGGGCATGGAGACCCAGTAGCTGGGGAAAAGAAAGCTTAGGTGGTggagcccagccctgcctcccaaGTTCTTCCCTTCATCTTGGCTGTTGCTTTGGTCCAGCTGCAACTCCCAGTCCCCTTCTCTCTGGAAGCCTGCCTTGCTTACCTCCTGCCCATGCCTTCTACTACCAGGAAACATGTACCCATTTCAGCCCTAGGGCAGGGGCAGGTAGAGTAAGAATGGACAAGCGGAAGGGGTGTGAGGCTCTGCTCCCCAACCCCCGGCCCTGTACCCGCAGGACAAAGCCACGGATTCCGTTACCCTCCTCCAGTTTTGTTCCTTCTCCAACCTCAGTTCTAACCAGGTGTCAGGACTGCATGGGGGCTTGGGAGGGGTGAGCAGTTGGGCCAGGGTCCCTGATGGAGCCAGCACTCAGCATGTGAGCGAGGCCACGGAAACTCTGCCCCCACCACATCTTACCTCACAGGGGTGGTTTTCAGGGATTCTTTAGGGCAGTGGATTCAAATCTTGCCACAGTCGAGAAATTGACAAAAAGCTTCCAAGCTGTACatggttctctttctctctctctttttttatttttaaaaagaaaaccccagaaaGATGTATCAGATTTGTGTAAATGAGGGTATACCAGAGGGTGGCCAGTTTTGCTTTATGATCTTATGAAGGAAAATTTGTGaccctacatatatatatacacacacacacacacacacacatatatatatatatatatatatatatatatatatatatatatatatcccgaACCAGCAACGGGACTTTGTTTATAttgcaaataaatattattttttctttaaaatgagtcATGGTGTTTGATTAGAGCTTTGGGTCTGGGAAGGTGAAATGGGTGCTATCAACTGGCACCCCAGTGCCTAC comes from the Sciurus carolinensis chromosome 9, mSciCar1.2, whole genome shotgun sequence genome and includes:
- the Dusp7 gene encoding dual specificity protein phosphatase 7; the protein is MKNQLRGPPARVHMSTSGAAAAAGGTRAGSEPGAGSGSGAGTATGAATGAGAMPCKSAEWLQEELEARGGASLLLLDCRPHELFESSHIETAINLAIPGLMLRRLRKGNLPIRSIIPNHADKERFATRCKAATVLLYDEATAEWQPEPGAPASVLGLLLQKLRDDGCQAYYLQGGFNKFQTEYSEHCETNVDSSSSPSGSPPTSVLGLGGLRISSDCSDGESDRELPSSATESDGSPVPSSQPAFPVQILPYLYLGCAKDSTNLDVLGKYGIKYILNVTPNLPNAFEHGGEFTYKQIPISDHWSQNLSQFFPEAISFIDEARSKKCGVLVHCLAGISRSVTVTVAYLMQKMNLSLNDAYDFVKRKKSNISPNFNFMGQLLDFERTLGLSSPCDNHAPSEQLYFSTPTNHNLFPLNTLEST